The Pseudanabaena galeata CCNP1313 genome includes a region encoding these proteins:
- a CDS encoding DUF192 domain-containing protein, with protein MTGNMTGDTSRNCDTPNPSSIQIICIKLCTVSLGISLSISLMGCAPASTEVPKPSSPSATPTISSPTSQTIAPQTKLKPVSELAQYLPITATATIAGREIQLEVASTFKEQERGLMFRPPLPDDRGMLFPFTPARPTAFWMKNTPSPLDIIFLLDGEVKEIARNVTTCQSDPCPIYPEGGVIADNVIEVRAGLTQELGLKEGDRVSVKFLLPKNQ; from the coding sequence ATGACTGGCAATATGACTGGCGATACTTCTAGAAATTGTGACACACCTAATCCTAGTTCGATCCAAATAATTTGTATAAAGCTGTGTACGGTTAGCCTCGGTATTAGCCTTAGTATCAGCCTAATGGGTTGTGCGCCTGCTTCTACGGAAGTGCCGAAGCCGTCATCTCCGTCAGCAACTCCCACAATATCATCACCTACATCCCAGACTATTGCACCTCAAACTAAACTCAAACCAGTTTCTGAACTGGCTCAATACTTGCCAATTACTGCCACAGCAACCATTGCAGGACGCGAAATTCAGTTAGAGGTAGCCAGTACTTTCAAGGAGCAGGAAAGAGGATTAATGTTTCGTCCCCCTTTACCTGACGATCGCGGCATGTTATTTCCCTTTACGCCTGCACGTCCCACCGCTTTTTGGATGAAAAATACACCTTCGCCCCTTGATATTATTTTCTTACTTGACGGTGAAGTGAAAGAGATCGCCCGCAATGTGACGACTTGCCAAAGCGATCCCTGTCCGATTTATCCTGAGGGTGGTGTTATCGCTGATAACGTGATTGAGGTGAGGGCTGGGCTGACCCAAGAACTTGGTTTAAAAGAAGGCGATCGGGTTTCTGTTAAATTCTTGTTGCCAAAAAATCAATGA
- a CDS encoding acyl-CoA desaturase: MKPYSLLTSILYIIGPILIIVSHIGSLLVFVTGLSWGAIAWILLLYFVRMLGTTGIYHRLLTHKSYQAPAPLLWIGCIVTASAGQMGPSWWKAHHMHHHQHSDQAFDTHSPYHPNQGLKGFYWSQGGWLLSPHFFPDKLPSDVESDLVLKVIDRLHFIPLVALGAISYFMGGLEYLGAFFLSTTLLFHGVQTVNSLSHLVGEQPFITDDHSRNSGLVAFLTLGEGWHNLHHAFQSSSRHGITIRDGQVIYLPDPTFSFIKLLEFLKLATKLRLPSEKDLLAKGRIQKVKNLELAIASDRSARSANS; the protein is encoded by the coding sequence ATGAAGCCATATTCTTTACTCACAAGCATTTTGTATATAATCGGTCCAATACTGATTATCGTCAGTCATATTGGTTCGCTACTTGTTTTCGTAACTGGTTTGTCGTGGGGGGCGATCGCTTGGATCTTGCTACTATATTTCGTTCGTATGCTTGGGACTACGGGCATTTATCATCGATTACTTACGCACAAAAGCTACCAAGCTCCTGCGCCCCTATTATGGATAGGCTGTATTGTGACCGCATCGGCAGGACAGATGGGACCAAGTTGGTGGAAAGCACACCACATGCACCATCATCAACATTCCGACCAAGCCTTCGACACCCATTCTCCCTATCATCCCAATCAAGGGCTAAAGGGATTTTATTGGTCACAGGGTGGGTGGCTATTATCTCCTCATTTTTTTCCTGACAAGTTACCCTCTGACGTAGAAAGCGATCTGGTCTTAAAAGTGATTGATCGATTGCATTTCATCCCCTTAGTCGCACTTGGTGCTATCTCGTATTTCATGGGTGGGCTGGAATATCTGGGGGCTTTCTTTCTTAGCACGACATTGCTTTTTCATGGCGTACAAACGGTCAACTCGCTTAGTCATCTTGTAGGTGAACAGCCATTTATCACTGACGATCATAGTCGCAATAGTGGGCTTGTCGCATTTTTGACTTTGGGTGAAGGTTGGCATAATCTTCACCATGCTTTTCAGTCATCGAGTCGGCATGGTATTACTATTCGCGATGGTCAAGTTATCTACTTACCAGATCCCACTTTTAGCTTCATTAAACTACTGGAGTTCTTGAAGTTAGCCACAAAGTTGAGATTGCCTAGCGAAAAAGATTTGTTAGCAAAAGGGCGAATCCAGAAGGTAAAGAATTTAGAATTAGCGATCGCTTCAGATAGATCGGCTAGATCGGCAAATTCTTAA
- a CDS encoding FAD-dependent oxidoreductase yields MWLSFIKPLPVYFCNFLSCTKKLVLKFPQQFWPSQPHTMAYINGNIPDRYIEFYNWQKYIQQPILVAMFSGDFSRSLSQMPKTEAIQNILTDLRSMFGKDIPLPTATLLTQWHNDPFSYGSYSTFSINGSLQDCDRLAEPIGDRVFFAGEATYGKYLGTVHGALLSGAREANRFITKNTNG; encoded by the coding sequence ATGTGGTTATCTTTTATAAAACCCCTTCCTGTCTACTTTTGCAACTTTTTGTCCTGTACTAAGAAATTAGTATTAAAATTTCCTCAACAGTTTTGGCCATCACAACCTCACACGATGGCTTATATCAATGGCAATATTCCCGATCGCTACATTGAATTTTACAACTGGCAGAAATATATTCAGCAACCGATTTTAGTCGCCATGTTTAGCGGTGATTTTTCGCGATCGCTATCACAAATGCCTAAAACTGAGGCAATACAGAACATCTTGACTGATTTGCGATCGATGTTTGGCAAAGATATTCCGTTACCTACTGCCACATTATTGACTCAATGGCATAATGACCCCTTTTCCTATGGTTCTTACTCTACTTTTTCGATCAATGGTTCTCTTCAAGATTGTGATCGCTTGGCAGAACCCATAGGCGATCGGGTGTTTTTCGCAGGTGAGGCAACCTATGGGAAATATTTAGGAACTGTGCATGGTGCTTTATTGAGTGGAGCGAGAGAAGCTAACAGATTCATAACAAAAAACACAAATGGCTAA
- a CDS encoding IS4 family transposase: MKEISVFCEKLHEHLQWNGARLLFVSMFLIALMRVKTVNLAEIATGFSGEAKVESHYKRLQRFFREFEVDYESIALMVVKVMKIPEPWVISIDRTDWRFGKTVFNVLTLGVVHHGIAFPLVWMMLDKKGNSNTRERCELCNRFLEIFGDRKIDFLTADREFVGEEWFDYLLCDPCTHFRIRIRKNTLLDDGQKQLRADVCFQDLQVGQSKVLSKPRLVWQHWLYIAAMRLEDGDLLIVATAHDPNTAIADYAKRWAIETLFGCFKSRGFCLEATHLQAPERLSKLIALLTLALCWAFSSGLWLAQLNPLKPKKHGRLPKSIFRLGFDFLRHIIFDIHLNSEAFFNSIKFLSCT, translated from the coding sequence ATGAAAGAGATTAGCGTATTTTGCGAAAAGTTACATGAACATCTGCAATGGAATGGAGCAAGACTCTTATTTGTGTCGATGTTCCTGATCGCACTAATGCGAGTAAAGACAGTAAACCTAGCGGAAATCGCGACAGGATTTAGTGGAGAAGCCAAAGTCGAATCACACTATAAGCGGTTACAGAGATTTTTTCGAGAGTTTGAAGTGGACTATGAAAGCATCGCTTTAATGGTCGTCAAAGTGATGAAAATACCTGAACCATGGGTAATCAGTATCGACCGCACCGATTGGAGATTTGGTAAGACGGTATTTAATGTGCTGACATTGGGAGTAGTGCATCACGGTATCGCATTCCCGTTGGTCTGGATGATGCTGGACAAAAAAGGTAACTCGAACACCCGTGAACGTTGTGAATTGTGTAATCGATTTCTGGAAATATTTGGAGATCGCAAAATCGACTTTTTGACCGCAGACCGAGAATTTGTGGGGGAAGAATGGTTTGATTACTTGCTGTGTGACCCATGTACCCACTTTCGTATCCGTATTCGCAAAAACACCTTGCTTGACGATGGGCAGAAGCAACTACGGGCTGACGTTTGTTTCCAAGATCTCCAAGTTGGTCAATCGAAAGTATTGTCTAAGCCGAGGCTTGTTTGGCAACATTGGCTCTATATTGCGGCAATGCGTCTGGAGGATGGCGATTTGTTAATTGTAGCAACCGCTCATGACCCTAATACCGCTATTGCTGACTATGCCAAACGTTGGGCGATTGAGACTTTGTTTGGCTGTTTTAAATCCCGTGGCTTTTGTTTGGAGGCTACTCACCTTCAAGCCCCTGAACGCCTTTCTAAACTTATTGCTTTACTCACCCTCGCTTTATGTTGGGCTTTTTCTTCGGGGCTTTGGCTTGCTCAGCTCAATCCCCTCAAACCTAAAAAGCACGGTCGCTTACCTAAAAGCATTTTTCGTCTTGGTTTTGATTTTCTGCGTCATATCATCTTTGACATCCATCTCAATTCCGAGGCTTTCTTCAACTCCATTAAATTTTTGTCCTGTACTTAG
- a CDS encoding transglutaminase domain-containing protein, translating into MPSLPSTIYPIGAYNLHGLVWQTDVTDDLSTNVDSGKPYALCVDAYQGHLLKIDPLSEGATVLNNYTALQFRDATGLAIAGDTLWITKDNGIYYCNMVDFDLQPFMELPNRVDGIAVSDGGVYVSSSEVGKIFVFGRATRTLLRIMDAPGAGFEALTLVGEELWVSDRTEETIYRLNAKTGEILHRGLTPFPNPMGLGFWGDDLYVVYSGDENYIRDNPNDLDQPFSVSTREKTFIHRLKFDQYQDGKLNYTLTSGYKVEMIYLEELSSEEPTSVYNLTWRVAYPTDNYRQKLLAIEPIGIPFEEEIVDGQRVAAFKLGNLKPEESRMFGWKATLELHGIKYELKDSEVEFIPDLSPEMQKLYLVDDDGLSMDHPIIQAAAREAVGDETNILRKMLLIRDYVYDKLSYRVTPYIAAPEEVLVRGTGSCGEYVGLLLALTRLNGIACRTVGRYKCPHENDLVMNIPLHQYYNHVWIEFYIPSIGWLPMESNPDDTGSRPYPTRWFMGLPWYHVEIGKGIFFETIQPQPYSIGELALNHVRFKVLEEI; encoded by the coding sequence ATGCCTAGCTTACCAAGCACGATTTATCCCATTGGCGCTTATAACCTTCACGGTTTAGTGTGGCAAACCGATGTAACTGATGATTTAAGTACTAATGTAGATAGTGGCAAACCCTACGCGCTTTGTGTCGATGCCTATCAAGGACATCTGCTCAAAATCGATCCTCTTTCTGAAGGCGCAACCGTACTGAATAACTATACAGCGTTGCAATTTCGAGATGCCACAGGCCTAGCGATCGCGGGAGATACGCTTTGGATTACTAAGGACAATGGAATTTATTACTGCAATATGGTTGACTTTGACTTGCAGCCATTTATGGAACTGCCTAATCGAGTTGATGGTATTGCCGTATCCGATGGTGGCGTGTATGTAAGCTCTAGCGAAGTTGGCAAGATTTTTGTGTTTGGACGTGCTACCCGCACTTTGCTACGCATCATGGATGCCCCCGGGGCAGGTTTTGAAGCGCTAACCCTAGTTGGTGAAGAATTATGGGTGAGCGATCGCACTGAAGAGACTATTTATCGCCTCAATGCCAAAACAGGTGAAATTTTGCACCGTGGTTTAACTCCATTTCCCAATCCGATGGGACTAGGATTTTGGGGAGATGATTTGTATGTGGTTTACTCAGGTGACGAAAACTACATTCGTGATAATCCTAACGACTTAGATCAGCCATTTTCAGTTTCTACCCGTGAAAAAACTTTTATCCATCGCCTCAAATTTGATCAATACCAAGATGGAAAGCTAAACTATACCCTCACCAGTGGATATAAAGTGGAGATGATCTATCTTGAAGAACTCTCTTCTGAAGAACCAACTTCCGTCTATAACCTCACATGGCGAGTAGCCTATCCCACCGATAACTATCGTCAAAAATTATTAGCGATCGAGCCAATTGGGATTCCCTTTGAAGAAGAAATTGTGGATGGTCAGCGTGTCGCCGCCTTCAAACTCGGCAATCTAAAACCCGAAGAATCTCGCATGTTTGGCTGGAAAGCGACCCTAGAGCTGCATGGAATTAAATATGAACTTAAGGATAGTGAGGTAGAATTTATCCCTGACCTATCTCCCGAAATGCAGAAGCTCTATTTGGTGGATGACGATGGATTGAGCATGGATCATCCGATCATTCAAGCCGCAGCTAGGGAGGCAGTAGGTGATGAAACTAATATTTTGCGAAAGATGTTATTGATTCGTGATTATGTTTACGATAAGCTCTCCTATCGCGTCACACCTTATATTGCGGCTCCTGAAGAGGTTCTAGTTAGAGGTACAGGCTCTTGTGGTGAATATGTAGGTTTATTGCTAGCCCTAACGCGACTCAATGGAATTGCTTGTCGCACAGTTGGACGCTATAAATGTCCTCATGAAAATGATTTGGTGATGAATATCCCTCTGCATCAGTATTACAACCATGTTTGGATTGAGTTCTATATTCCCAGTATTGGATGGTTACCAATGGAATCAAATCCTGATGATACTGGCAGTCGTCCCTATCCTACACGCTGGTTTATGGGATTACCTTGGTATCATGTAGAAATTGGGAAAGGAATATTTTTTGAG
- a CDS encoding flavin monoamine oxidase family protein, with protein sequence MDKYNRRKFLLQARNLTYVGATSWLCACGGAFSNSDDRTANPSPNNSEDKQQIIVIGAGIAGITAAQKLQAQGYQVIILEGRDRIGGRIWTDNSLGFPLDLGAAWIHTIDGNPLSPLVKQFGIETVISDIESQWIYKDVSQLLSKSDELLINSAFQAFMDRVNHLKKAPQSLQQTTLADVAQQIIDSEELTGITLKGFRAILSSAIESEFGEDIANLGIKGFEEDSEFAGADVVFPQGYIQLVQALSKDLDIRTKHLVQQIAYDDSGVQVTTDRGVFSGSQVIVTVPLGVMKRGSIRFSPALPEEKIAAIERLGMGALNKLVLSTGQKFNGVEESLGIEMDVKDDMTQKIKTKTKNAFR encoded by the coding sequence ATGGACAAATATAATCGTCGAAAATTTTTACTTCAGGCTCGCAACTTGACCTATGTTGGGGCAACAAGTTGGCTTTGTGCCTGTGGAGGCGCATTTAGTAACTCTGATGATCGCACAGCCAATCCATCACCAAACAATAGCGAAGATAAGCAGCAAATCATTGTCATTGGTGCAGGTATTGCAGGTATCACGGCTGCCCAAAAATTACAGGCTCAAGGATATCAGGTAATTATCCTCGAAGGACGTGATCGCATTGGTGGCAGGATTTGGACAGATAATTCTTTAGGTTTTCCTTTGGATCTCGGTGCTGCATGGATTCATACCATTGATGGAAATCCTCTCTCTCCTTTAGTCAAACAATTTGGTATCGAGACAGTGATCTCTGATATTGAATCACAATGGATTTATAAAGATGTCAGCCAACTGCTGAGTAAATCTGATGAATTGCTTATAAACAGTGCTTTTCAAGCATTTATGGATAGGGTTAACCATCTAAAAAAGGCTCCTCAATCATTACAGCAAACCACCCTAGCAGATGTCGCTCAACAAATAATTGATTCAGAAGAACTTACAGGAATTACTCTTAAGGGCTTTCGAGCAATTCTATCTTCGGCGATTGAGAGTGAATTTGGAGAAGATATTGCGAATTTAGGAATTAAGGGTTTTGAGGAAGATTCAGAATTTGCAGGAGCAGATGTAGTTTTTCCGCAAGGTTATATACAGCTTGTACAGGCTCTATCCAAAGATTTAGATATTCGGACTAAGCATCTTGTGCAGCAGATTGCCTATGATGATAGTGGCGTACAAGTGACCACCGATCGCGGAGTTTTTAGTGGTTCGCAGGTGATTGTCACGGTTCCATTGGGTGTAATGAAACGGGGTTCTATTAGGTTTTCACCAGCATTGCCCGAAGAGAAGATAGCAGCAATTGAACGATTGGGTATGGGCGCATTAAATAAATTAGTACTAAGTACAGGACAAAAATTTAATGGAGTTGAAGAAAGCCTCGGAATTGAGATGGATGTCAAAGATGATATGACGCAGAAAATCAAAACCAAGACGAAAAATGCTTTTAGGTAA
- a CDS encoding late competence development ComFB family protein, with protein sequence MEAEVGRICDSAFELSVEEYMALDRLMGALLTGEVVAVPRKQFINVMEELVLSEAVARVAEIEANTNKVLDLGDIAAYALNRLPPLYATTEQGANYQRDRALADLQHLIAQQVKEAIDRNLDRPEFFPDRSTFGSVNKDSVLSQLSNLLQAYAPDFEEKA encoded by the coding sequence ATGGAAGCCGAAGTGGGGCGGATTTGCGATAGCGCGTTTGAGCTATCAGTTGAAGAGTATATGGCTCTTGATCGATTGATGGGTGCATTGCTTACGGGGGAAGTCGTTGCTGTACCTCGCAAGCAATTTATCAACGTCATGGAAGAATTGGTTTTGAGTGAAGCTGTGGCAAGGGTCGCTGAGATCGAAGCCAATACTAATAAAGTTTTGGATTTGGGGGATATTGCCGCCTATGCGCTCAATCGTTTGCCGCCTTTGTACGCCACTACTGAGCAAGGGGCTAATTATCAACGGGACAGAGCGCTTGCTGATCTCCAACATTTGATCGCCCAGCAGGTCAAGGAAGCGATCGATCGCAACCTAGATCGTCCTGAATTCTTCCCCGATCGCTCTACTTTTGGCTCGGTCAACAAAGATTCAGTACTTTCGCAGCTTAGCAATCTCCTCCAAGCCTATGCTCCTGACTTTGAGGAAAAGGCTTAG
- the glmS gene encoding glutamine--fructose-6-phosphate transaminase (isomerizing): MCGIVGYIGHRSANEVLISGLRKLEYRGYDSAGVATIPLLDRPADRSLHRVRAKGKLIQLEEKLNADTAPLAPIGIGHTRWATHGKPEEHNAHPHTNTMGNLAVVQNGIVENYHLLRTDLKALGHIFVSETDTEVIPHMIAEFLTQLEKQGNIIPDKSPSVLFEAVRLTVGKLQGAYAIAVIHADYPDELVVVRQQAPLVIGIGKDENFCASDTPALVAYTRTVIPLENGEIARLTRESVQVYNAKGDRLRRAPQTLNWNPTMVEKQGFKHYMLKEIYEQPGVFRAGLASYISETNCIQLGLPTGFIDQIERVEIIACGTSWHASLVGKYLLEQLAGVPTSVQYASEYRYSPPPSLKNTLVIGVTQSGETADTLAALELAKSRGDRCLGITNRVESSIGRISDAVIDTQAGIEIGVAATKTFVAQLLMFYLLAIEFGIAKGALTEEKAQEIIEGLRQLPAYMERILESQERYIEDLSRQFTHTKDFIFLGRGINFPIALEGALKLKEISYIHAEGYPAGEMKHGPIALLDEDVPVVAIATPGAVYEKVLSNSQEAKARDAKLIGVAPLDDPAAHEVFDHILPIPVVDEIFSPILTVIPLQLLSYHVAAHRGLDVDQPRNLAKSVTVE, from the coding sequence ATGTGTGGAATTGTTGGCTACATCGGACATCGCTCGGCAAATGAAGTTTTAATCTCAGGGTTACGCAAACTTGAATATCGCGGCTACGACTCCGCAGGCGTAGCCACAATTCCCCTACTTGATCGCCCAGCCGATCGCAGTTTGCATCGGGTCAGAGCCAAGGGTAAGCTCATCCAACTCGAAGAAAAGTTAAATGCCGATACTGCCCCTCTAGCACCAATTGGCATTGGTCACACACGCTGGGCAACTCATGGCAAACCTGAAGAGCATAACGCCCATCCTCACACCAATACAATGGGTAACCTTGCCGTTGTCCAAAATGGAATTGTAGAGAACTATCACCTGCTACGAACTGATTTAAAAGCGCTGGGTCATATTTTTGTCAGTGAAACAGATACAGAAGTGATTCCCCATATGATTGCGGAATTTCTCACGCAATTAGAGAAACAAGGCAATATTATTCCTGACAAGTCGCCTTCGGTGCTATTTGAAGCTGTGCGACTAACGGTTGGGAAATTGCAAGGAGCCTATGCGATCGCCGTTATCCATGCTGACTATCCCGACGAATTAGTGGTTGTGCGTCAACAGGCTCCCCTTGTGATTGGGATTGGTAAAGATGAGAACTTCTGTGCTTCCGACACCCCTGCGTTGGTTGCCTATACCCGCACAGTGATTCCCTTAGAAAATGGAGAAATTGCGCGACTAACTAGAGAATCGGTGCAGGTCTATAACGCCAAAGGCGATCGCCTCCGTCGTGCGCCCCAAACTCTGAACTGGAATCCGACAATGGTGGAGAAGCAGGGCTTTAAGCACTATATGCTTAAGGAAATCTATGAGCAACCAGGGGTGTTTCGTGCAGGATTAGCCAGTTACATCAGCGAAACAAATTGTATTCAGTTAGGTTTGCCAACTGGTTTTATCGACCAGATTGAACGGGTGGAAATTATTGCTTGTGGAACTAGTTGGCACGCTTCTTTAGTTGGTAAGTATTTACTAGAGCAGCTTGCGGGTGTTCCGACTAGCGTCCAATATGCTTCGGAATATCGCTATTCGCCACCTCCTTCCTTGAAGAATACCCTCGTCATCGGTGTGACTCAATCGGGTGAAACGGCGGATACATTAGCCGCTTTGGAACTTGCCAAATCCAGAGGCGATCGCTGCCTTGGTATTACCAATCGTGTGGAAAGTTCGATTGGACGAATTTCTGACGCGGTGATTGATACCCAAGCAGGAATTGAGATTGGTGTGGCTGCCACGAAAACCTTTGTTGCTCAACTGCTGATGTTCTATTTACTAGCCATAGAATTTGGTATTGCAAAGGGTGCATTAACTGAAGAGAAAGCGCAAGAAATCATCGAAGGATTGCGGCAACTCCCCGCCTATATGGAACGGATTCTTGAAAGCCAAGAGCGTTACATTGAGGATCTTTCCCGTCAGTTTACTCATACTAAGGATTTTATTTTCTTAGGTCGTGGGATTAACTTCCCGATCGCCCTCGAAGGTGCGCTCAAACTCAAGGAAATCAGCTACATTCATGCTGAGGGTTATCCCGCAGGTGAGATGAAGCATGGACCGATCGCATTGCTGGATGAAGATGTGCCTGTCGTAGCGATCGCTACCCCTGGGGCTGTATATGAAAAGGTTCTCTCAAATTCGCAAGAGGCAAAGGCTAGAGATGCGAAATTGATTGGTGTTGCACCGCTCGACGATCCTGCGGCGCATGAGGTGTTTGATCACATTTTGCCGATTCCTGTAGTTGATGAGATTTTCTCGCCAATTCTTACTGTGATTCCTTTGCAGTTGCTGTCCTATCATGTGGCGGCACATCGCGGCTTAGATGTCGATCAACCCCGAAATCTCGCCAAATCTGTCACTGTTGAATAG
- a CDS encoding glycoside hydrolase, translating into MSYPLHIAFIWHQHQPLYKSAIAGKYHLPWVRLHGVKDYLDLALMLSRYPKLHQTINLVPSLILQLQDYVEGKAFDPYLALTLTPVDTLTRSQKHFIVEHFFDANHQTMIEPYHRYADLLAQRQAYGIEWCVNNWLAPDFSDLLAWHNLAWIDPLFREADPEIAEWYDRGKDFTLADRQRIYSKQREIISRILPQHRLMQKTGQLEITTTPYTHPIMPLLADTQAGRIAVPQMYLPNHRFRHEPDIALHLEKAKEVYRQHFSCDPRGLWPSEQSVSPAILPHVSKQGFSWLCSDEGVLGWSLGHYFRRDERGAIDAPHLLYQPYRLETIHGDLAIIFRDRLLSDLIGFSYGALLPQAASDDLCDRLMTIQRQQNEYLAEHPEGKPWLVTIALDGENCWEFYPQDGNPFLQTLYENLSNNENLKLVTPSEYLDKFPPIDKIPPHQLHSGSWIDSSFTTWIGDPVKNRAWELLAEARHVLADHHEATPENNPEAWESLMAAEGSDWFWWFGEGHSSNDDAMFDRLFREHLQVIYRALNEPVPHALLYPLEPHDVSTSDRPTGLIEPMINGRFESDDWQGAGKIEISGARGAMHQNTPVKRLWYGYDHFYCYLRLEFSNLESVSQSKLHLLWFYPSRIHPNSPVELLDMPDVSPLNYLFRHHLAIDFADKSVKLQESTEKFQWETIATHTKIGFEQCLEIAIPWSDLAVKPQSVARLVILLSQKEHFQMSLPEYTIIPIEVP; encoded by the coding sequence ATGTCATATCCTCTACATATCGCATTTATCTGGCACCAACATCAACCTCTCTATAAAAGCGCGATCGCAGGCAAATACCATTTGCCTTGGGTGAGGTTGCATGGCGTAAAAGATTACTTAGATCTGGCGTTGATGTTGTCAAGATATCCAAAACTACATCAAACGATCAATCTAGTGCCATCTCTTATTCTACAACTGCAAGATTATGTTGAGGGGAAAGCATTTGATCCTTATTTAGCACTAACCCTGACCCCTGTAGATACCCTAACGCGATCGCAAAAACATTTCATCGTTGAGCATTTCTTTGATGCCAATCATCAGACGATGATTGAGCCATATCATCGCTATGCCGACTTGTTGGCGCAAAGGCAAGCCTATGGGATCGAGTGGTGTGTTAATAATTGGCTAGCACCTGATTTTAGTGACTTACTGGCTTGGCACAACTTGGCATGGATTGATCCCCTCTTTCGCGAAGCCGATCCTGAAATTGCTGAATGGTACGATCGCGGCAAAGATTTCACCTTAGCTGATCGCCAAAGAATTTATAGCAAGCAGCGTGAGATTATTTCGCGGATTTTGCCTCAGCATCGGCTCATGCAAAAAACTGGACAACTAGAAATCACGACTACGCCTTATACGCATCCGATCATGCCGCTTTTGGCTGACACGCAGGCAGGACGGATCGCCGTGCCGCAAATGTATTTGCCCAATCATCGCTTTCGGCATGAGCCTGATATTGCATTGCATCTCGAAAAAGCCAAGGAAGTCTATCGCCAACACTTTAGCTGCGATCCCAGAGGTTTATGGCCCTCAGAGCAGTCCGTCAGCCCCGCGATCTTGCCCCATGTTTCTAAGCAGGGCTTCTCGTGGCTATGCTCAGATGAAGGCGTATTAGGTTGGAGTCTGGGACATTATTTCCGTCGTGATGAGCGGGGAGCGATTGACGCACCGCACCTGCTCTATCAACCCTATCGCCTTGAAACTATTCACGGGGACTTGGCTATTATTTTTCGTGATCGCCTGCTTTCGGACTTGATTGGCTTTAGCTACGGAGCCTTGTTGCCCCAAGCTGCTAGCGATGACCTATGCGATCGCTTGATGACAATTCAAAGGCAGCAAAATGAATATTTAGCCGAGCATCCTGAAGGTAAGCCTTGGTTAGTGACGATCGCCCTTGATGGCGAAAACTGTTGGGAATTTTATCCTCAAGATGGCAACCCTTTCTTGCAGACGCTGTATGAGAATTTGTCTAACAACGAAAATTTAAAACTGGTAACACCATCGGAATATTTAGACAAATTCCCACCGATCGATAAAATTCCACCGCATCAGTTGCATAGTGGCTCATGGATTGACTCTAGCTTTACGACATGGATTGGTGATCCTGTTAAAAATCGGGCTTGGGAGTTGCTGGCTGAAGCGCGGCATGTCTTGGCAGATCATCATGAAGCGACTCCAGAGAATAATCCTGAAGCATGGGAAAGCCTAATGGCTGCGGAAGGCTCAGATTGGTTTTGGTGGTTTGGTGAAGGGCATAGCTCCAACGATGACGCGATGTTCGATCGCCTATTTCGTGAACATTTGCAGGTAATTTATCGCGCCCTCAATGAGCCTGTCCCCCATGCTTTGCTCTATCCCCTTGAGCCTCACGATGTATCTACTAGCGATCGTCCGACAGGGCTGATTGAGCCGATGATTAATGGTCGCTTTGAAAGTGACGACTGGCAAGGTGCTGGTAAAATCGAAATCAGCGGGGCGCGGGGGGCGATGCACCAAAATACACCTGTCAAGCGTCTATGGTATGGTTACGATCATTTTTATTGCTACTTACGCCTAGAATTTAGTAATCTAGAGAGCGTCTCCCAAAGTAAACTACACTTGTTGTGGTTTTATCCTAGTCGGATTCATCCCAACAGTCCTGTGGAACTTCTTGATATGCCTGACGTATCGCCGCTAAATTATTTATTTCGCCATCATCTAGCGATCGATTTTGCTGATAAGTCAGTCAAACTTCAAGAATCTACAGAAAAATTTCAATGGGAAACTATCGCGACTCATACAAAAATAGGTTTTGAGCAATGTCTAGAAATTGCTATACCTTGGAGCGATTTGGCAGTTAAGCCCCAGTCTGTGGCACGGCTGGTAATCCTGCTCAGCCAAAAAGAGCATTTTCAGATGTCTCTACCCGAATATACGATTATTCCTATTGAAGTACCTTAG